A single window of Sulfurihydrogenibium subterraneum DSM 15120 DNA harbors:
- the lon gene encoding endopeptidase La: protein MEEKFLELPSKYPLIPTRDLVVFPYMVMPLFIGRPFSIKAVEEAIDNNNRYIFLALQKDKETEKPSLKDIHEIGVVATIIRMMKLEDERIKVLVQGVTRGRIKYLKETNGYYEVEVDILEDEEVEETIEIEALKHSTRDLIDKAISLGKQIIPDLVEIIKSIEEPGRLADVVASVLDLKPEEAQEIIYILDPVERLRVVHDKLLKEVGILELQHKIRVSAREAIEKDQREYFLRQQIKAIQEELGEKDERKEEIENYRKKIEESGMPDYVKEEAEKQLRRLEKMHPDSAEAGVIRTYLDWLVELPWNKRTKDRLDLKVAKKILDEDHYDLEKIKERILEYLAVLKIKKQKTKDPSIKGPILCFVGPPGVGKTSLGKSIAKALGRKFVRISLGGVRDEAEIRGHRRTYVGALPGKIIQAIKQAGTKNPVIMLDEVDKIGLDFRGDPTAALLEVLDPEQNKEFVDHYLGVPFDLSEVMFICTANRIDTIPRPLLDRMEVIRLSGYSEEEKLMIAKKYLIPKQLKENGLDEKTIEFTDKAIQFIIRGYTREAGVRNLERQIGSIIRKIAKEIVEKGGKKKYKITEKTVKKLLGSPIYIPEKEEKDEIGVVTGLAWTEVGGEILKIEATKMPGKGNLILTGSLGDVMKESAKIAYSYVKSKAQDLGIDPEDFNKYDIHVHVPAGAIPKDGPSAGISITTAIASLLSSRPVRSDVAMTGEITLTGKVLPIGGLKEKILAAKRAGIKNVILPKGNKEEVMSDLPAYVRKSVNLIFVDHIDEVLKIALKDKEVEPEKSES from the coding sequence ATGGAAGAAAAGTTTTTAGAACTACCCTCAAAATACCCTTTAATACCAACAAGAGATTTAGTTGTTTTTCCATATATGGTAATGCCACTTTTTATAGGAAGACCATTTTCTATAAAAGCAGTAGAAGAAGCAATAGACAACAATAACAGATACATATTCTTAGCACTTCAAAAAGATAAAGAAACAGAAAAACCTTCTTTAAAAGATATACACGAGATAGGAGTAGTCGCAACAATTATAAGAATGATGAAACTTGAAGACGAAAGAATAAAAGTATTAGTTCAAGGAGTTACAAGGGGAAGAATAAAGTATTTAAAAGAGACAAATGGATACTATGAAGTAGAAGTAGACATTTTAGAAGATGAAGAAGTTGAAGAAACGATAGAGATAGAAGCTCTTAAACATTCAACAAGAGACCTTATAGATAAAGCCATATCATTAGGAAAACAAATAATCCCTGATTTAGTAGAAATCATAAAGTCTATAGAAGAACCCGGAAGACTTGCAGACGTTGTTGCGTCAGTGTTAGACCTAAAGCCAGAAGAAGCTCAAGAGATAATTTATATCCTTGACCCTGTAGAAAGGCTAAGAGTTGTCCATGACAAACTTTTAAAAGAAGTAGGAATATTAGAATTACAACATAAAATAAGAGTATCAGCAAGAGAAGCTATAGAAAAAGACCAGAGAGAGTACTTTTTAAGACAGCAGATAAAAGCAATACAAGAAGAACTTGGAGAAAAAGACGAAAGAAAAGAAGAGATAGAAAATTACAGAAAGAAAATAGAAGAATCTGGAATGCCGGACTATGTAAAAGAAGAAGCTGAAAAACAGCTTAGAAGACTTGAAAAGATGCATCCAGACTCTGCTGAAGCAGGGGTTATAAGAACTTACCTTGACTGGTTGGTAGAGCTCCCTTGGAACAAAAGGACTAAAGACAGACTTGATTTAAAAGTTGCAAAGAAAATATTAGATGAAGACCACTATGACCTTGAAAAGATAAAAGAAAGAATATTAGAGTATTTGGCTGTACTGAAAATAAAAAAACAAAAAACAAAAGACCCGTCTATAAAAGGTCCTATTCTTTGTTTTGTTGGACCACCGGGAGTAGGTAAAACATCTCTTGGAAAATCAATAGCAAAAGCACTGGGTAGAAAGTTTGTAAGAATATCTTTAGGTGGTGTAAGGGATGAAGCAGAAATAAGAGGACATAGAAGAACTTACGTAGGAGCTCTTCCCGGAAAAATAATACAAGCTATAAAACAGGCAGGAACAAAAAATCCTGTTATTATGCTTGACGAAGTAGATAAGATAGGTTTAGACTTTAGAGGGGACCCAACAGCTGCATTACTTGAAGTTTTAGACCCAGAGCAAAATAAAGAGTTTGTTGACCATTATCTTGGAGTACCGTTTGACCTATCAGAAGTAATGTTTATCTGTACTGCAAACAGAATAGACACAATCCCAAGGCCGCTGCTTGACAGAATGGAAGTTATAAGATTATCAGGATACTCAGAAGAAGAAAAGTTAATGATAGCCAAAAAGTACCTTATACCAAAACAGCTTAAAGAAAATGGTTTAGATGAAAAAACGATAGAGTTTACAGATAAAGCTATACAGTTTATTATCAGAGGTTATACAAGAGAAGCTGGAGTAAGAAATTTAGAGAGACAGATAGGTTCAATCATAAGAAAAATAGCAAAAGAGATAGTAGAAAAAGGTGGAAAGAAAAAGTACAAAATTACAGAAAAAACAGTTAAGAAGCTCCTTGGTTCACCAATATACATACCTGAAAAAGAAGAAAAAGATGAGATAGGAGTTGTTACAGGACTTGCTTGGACTGAAGTAGGAGGAGAGATACTAAAAATAGAAGCTACAAAAATGCCCGGAAAAGGAAATTTAATCCTAACAGGTTCCCTTGGAGATGTGATGAAAGAATCTGCAAAAATAGCATACTCCTACGTTAAATCAAAAGCCCAAGACCTTGGTATAGACCCAGAAGACTTTAATAAATATGATATTCACGTCCACGTCCCAGCAGGTGCAATACCAAAAGATGGACCATCTGCAGGTATATCTATAACAACTGCAATTGCATCTCTACTATCAAGTAGACCTGTTAGGTCTGACGTAGCAATGACAGGAGAGATAACCCTTACAGGAAAAGTCCTTCCGATAGGAGGACTAAAAGAGAAGATATTAGCAGCAAAAAGAGCAGGTATTAAAAATGTGATACTACCAAAAGGCAACAAAGAGGAAGTAATGTCTGACCTTCCTGCTTACGTAAGAAAATCAGTAAACCTTATATTTGTAGATCACATAGATGAAGTGTTAAAAATAGCCTTAAAGGATAAAGAAGTTGAACCTGAGAAAAGCGAAAGTTAA
- a CDS encoding Hsp20/alpha crystallin family protein yields MLNIEKPPIDVVENEEAYVVVVDIPGVEKQNIEIVGDENSITIKAFRNQVIKGRYHIVERFNGFIKRTIKFPSAINLNQAKAIYENGVLTVYLPKAKNQFIIDTCFKILIP; encoded by the coding sequence TTGCTTAATATAGAAAAACCACCAATTGATGTTGTGGAAAATGAGGAAGCTTATGTTGTTGTAGTTGACATTCCGGGTGTTGAAAAGCAGAATATAGAAATAGTTGGAGATGAAAACTCTATTACAATCAAAGCTTTTAGAAACCAAGTTATAAAAGGAAGATACCATATAGTAGAAAGGTTTAACGGCTTTATAAAAAGAACTATAAAATTTCCTTCAGCAATAAATCTAAATCAAGCCAAAGCTATCTATGAAAACGGCGTTTTAACCGTATATTTACCAAAAGCAAAAAATCAGTTTATAATAGATACTTGTTTTAAAATCTTAATACCTTAA
- the trmD gene encoding tRNA (guanosine(37)-N1)-methyltransferase TrmD: MRFFILTIFPNYFDCFKNYGIVRKAIKSGKVEVNPINLRDFTEDKHRTVDDVVYGGGPGMLLKPEPIFKAYDYIKTLSKNPYVLITEPWGRRFDQQFAKELSQKEDIVIICGRYEGVDERVKSIVNEEVSIGDFILSGGEPAAVVIMDSVIRLIPEVLSEEESLRVDSFSDGLLGYPNYTRPAEYRGMKVPDVLLSGNHRLISLWRRFMKLKKTYQKRPDLLEKAILSVEDRKMLDYIYKGKDFEDYLKGENIA; this comes from the coding sequence ATGAGATTTTTTATACTTACAATATTTCCAAATTACTTTGACTGTTTTAAAAATTACGGAATAGTAAGAAAAGCTATAAAAAGCGGTAAAGTAGAAGTAAACCCTATAAACTTGAGAGATTTTACAGAAGATAAACACCGGACTGTTGACGATGTTGTTTACGGAGGCGGTCCGGGAATGCTTTTAAAACCAGAGCCTATATTCAAAGCTTATGATTACATAAAAACTCTATCTAAAAATCCTTACGTATTAATCACTGAACCTTGGGGAAGAAGATTTGACCAACAGTTTGCAAAAGAATTATCCCAAAAAGAAGACATAGTCATAATCTGCGGAAGATACGAAGGAGTTGACGAAAGAGTTAAAAGTATAGTCAACGAAGAAGTATCAATAGGAGATTTTATTCTTTCTGGAGGAGAGCCAGCTGCGGTTGTAATAATGGACAGTGTTATAAGACTTATTCCAGAGGTTTTATCAGAAGAAGAGAGTTTAAGAGTTGATTCATTTAGTGATGGACTTTTAGGATATCCAAACTACACAAGACCGGCAGAGTACAGAGGTATGAAAGTTCCCGATGTTTTACTATCAGGAAATCACAGGCTTATATCTTTATGGAGAAGATTTATGAAACTTAAAAAAACTTACCAAAAAAGACCAGACCTACTTGAAAAAGCCATTTTGTCAGTTGAAGATAGAAAAATGCTTGACTATATTTATAAAGGAAAAGACTTTGAAGATTATCTGAAAGGAGAAAACATTGCTTAA
- the gatA gene encoding Asp-tRNA(Asn)/Glu-tRNA(Gln) amidotransferase subunit GatA: MELWKKSAVEISNLIKKKEVKPSEVVQLFIDRKRQVEPKINAYITDLEELAIKQAKEKDEEITKLDNIPDLYGVPIAVKDNISTKGIKTTCASKILENFVPVYDATVIERLNNQGYIITGKTNLDEFAMGSSTENSGFFTTKNPWDLERVPGGSSGGSAAVVAAGSVPISLGSDTGGSIRQPAAFCGIVGLKPTYGRVSRYGLVAFASSLDQIGPFSRYVEDTALIMNIISGKDSKDSTSKDVPVPNFLEEIKKDVKGLKIGLPQEFFTEELNPQIKEIILNAVKQLEKEGLSVEWISLPYSKYAIETYYIIAPSEASSNLARFDGVRYGYRTKDYKDLEEMYSKTRDEGFGAEVKRRIMVGTYALSSGYYDAYYLKAQKVRTLIYQDYMKAFEKVDVIITPTTPDVAFKIGEKSSDPIQMYLSDIFTVSANMATLPAVSIPCGFKDNLPVGMQIVGKPFDEATILRVAYRWQNIYRFYEKVPME; the protein is encoded by the coding sequence ATGGAACTTTGGAAAAAGTCAGCTGTAGAAATATCAAACCTTATAAAGAAAAAAGAAGTAAAACCCTCTGAAGTAGTCCAATTATTTATAGACAGAAAAAGACAGGTAGAGCCTAAAATAAACGCTTACATTACAGATTTAGAAGAGTTAGCTATAAAACAAGCTAAAGAAAAAGACGAAGAGATAACCAAATTAGATAACATTCCAGACCTTTATGGAGTACCAATCGCAGTAAAAGACAACATATCAACAAAAGGAATAAAAACAACCTGTGCTTCTAAAATCCTTGAAAACTTTGTTCCAGTTTACGATGCTACAGTAATAGAGAGGTTAAACAATCAAGGGTACATAATAACAGGAAAAACAAACCTTGATGAGTTTGCAATGGGTTCATCTACAGAAAACTCTGGATTTTTTACAACTAAAAACCCTTGGGATTTAGAAAGAGTTCCTGGAGGTTCATCTGGCGGTTCTGCTGCTGTAGTTGCAGCTGGATCAGTCCCTATATCTTTAGGTTCTGATACAGGAGGGTCTATCAGACAGCCTGCAGCATTTTGTGGGATAGTAGGACTAAAGCCAACTTACGGTAGAGTTTCAAGGTATGGACTTGTTGCATTTGCATCATCTTTAGACCAAATTGGACCGTTTTCAAGATACGTAGAAGATACAGCTTTAATTATGAACATTATATCAGGAAAAGATAGCAAAGACTCAACTTCAAAAGATGTACCAGTGCCAAACTTTTTAGAAGAGATAAAAAAAGACGTAAAAGGCTTAAAGATAGGTCTTCCACAAGAGTTTTTCACAGAGGAGTTAAACCCTCAGATAAAAGAGATTATCTTAAATGCAGTAAAACAGCTTGAAAAAGAAGGGTTAAGCGTAGAATGGATATCCCTTCCTTACTCAAAGTACGCAATAGAAACCTACTACATAATAGCACCTTCAGAAGCTTCTTCTAACCTTGCAAGGTTTGACGGAGTAAGATACGGATACAGGACAAAAGATTACAAAGACTTAGAAGAGATGTACTCAAAAACAAGAGATGAAGGTTTTGGTGCAGAAGTTAAAAGAAGAATAATGGTAGGAACTTATGCTTTATCTTCCGGATACTACGATGCTTACTACCTAAAAGCTCAAAAGGTAAGAACACTTATTTATCAAGACTATATGAAAGCGTTTGAAAAAGTTGATGTTATAATAACACCTACAACACCTGACGTTGCCTTTAAGATAGGAGAAAAATCCAGCGACCCAATCCAGATGTACCTTTCTGATATATTCACAGTTTCTGCAAACATGGCAACACTACCAGCTGTAAGTATTCCTTGTGGATTTAAAGACAATCTACCAGTTGGAATGCAGATAGTTGGAAAACCTTTTGACGAAGCTACAATCCTTAGAGTTGCTTACAGGTGGCAAAATATATACAGATTTTACGAAAAAGTTCCAATGGAATGA
- a CDS encoding TraR/DksA family transcriptional regulator gives MEKEKLKKFEKLLIKKRNQILERFLKKEETQKVLTDQSAEPRDIDEYALIDITEEILGELSDVEIEIIKAIEEALERIHNGTYGICEVCGKEIEEERLEAIPWTTLCIQHAKERELYESTPDLRYKEYFDNLLSREKPTSEEEAGEL, from the coding sequence ATGGAAAAAGAAAAATTAAAAAAGTTTGAAAAACTCTTGATAAAGAAAAGAAATCAGATTTTAGAAAGGTTCTTAAAAAAGGAAGAAACACAGAAAGTTTTAACAGATCAGTCTGCTGAACCCAGAGATATAGATGAGTATGCTCTTATAGATATAACAGAGGAAATTTTAGGAGAGTTATCTGATGTAGAGATAGAGATAATAAAAGCTATAGAAGAAGCTTTAGAAAGAATACATAACGGAACATATGGCATATGTGAAGTTTGTGGTAAAGAGATTGAAGAAGAAAGATTAGAAGCAATTCCGTGGACTACTCTTTGCATACAGCACGCAAAAGAAAGAGAGCTTTATGAATCTACTCCTGATTTAAGGTACAAAGAATACTTTGATAATCTTCTTTCAAGGGAAAAACCTACATCAGAAGAAGAGGCAGGAGAGTTATAA
- a CDS encoding ATP synthase subunit I, translating to MILIYIPLFILGFISGILYFWHMWKSIGTYGAAKNKILMSMVFRVPIPIGAALVSYLIGKFEGVIAVLIGFTAFQVIFLVKKGKQLKKQLEEELEKENKTSEK from the coding sequence GTGATACTTATTTACATTCCTCTTTTTATCTTAGGTTTTATATCTGGTATTTTATACTTTTGGCACATGTGGAAAAGTATAGGAACTTACGGAGCTGCTAAGAATAAAATTCTTATGAGTATGGTTTTTAGAGTTCCAATACCTATAGGTGCTGCACTGGTTAGTTATCTGATAGGAAAGTTTGAAGGTGTAATAGCTGTTTTAATAGGTTTTACCGCTTTTCAAGTTATTTTTTTAGTAAAAAAGGGGAAGCAGCTGAAAAAACAGCTTGAGGAAGAACTTGAGAAAGAAAATAAAACTTCTGAAAAATAA
- a CDS encoding phosphate-starvation-inducible PsiE family protein: protein MRKKIKLLKNKLVEKIANIDTALIGFLENFDRLIHLFLAVLIVVVSLAIFIWFIHDFIGLIKNVVEFKKNISGSALRLFGTAILLWPLSSLLRAEINLIKGEKISLNLFIDTAIAGTIRSVLISTAEGEELKETYYYIVALLVFAVVRLIVVYTEKLEKSSKREEKSGDKRL, encoded by the coding sequence TTGAGAAAGAAAATAAAACTTCTGAAAAATAAATTAGTAGAAAAAATAGCCAATATTGATACAGCTCTTATAGGTTTTCTAGAAAATTTTGACAGACTTATTCACCTTTTTTTAGCGGTTTTGATAGTTGTTGTGTCTTTGGCTATATTTATTTGGTTTATCCATGACTTTATAGGACTGATAAAAAATGTAGTAGAGTTTAAAAAGAACATAAGTGGTAGTGCACTTAGACTTTTTGGTACGGCTATACTTCTTTGGCCTTTGTCTTCTTTATTAAGAGCTGAGATAAATTTAATAAAAGGAGAAAAAATCTCTTTAAACCTTTTTATAGACACTGCTATAGCTGGAACGATTAGGTCTGTTTTAATCTCAACAGCTGAAGGAGAAGAGTTAAAGGAAACTTACTATTACATAGTAGCTTTACTTGTGTTTGCAGTTGTAAGGCTTATAGTTGTTTACACAGAAAAGTTGGAAAAATCTTCAAAAAGAGAGGAAAAAAGTGGAGATAAACGTTTATGA